TAGCTGAGCATCCAAAGCACATAGGCTGAGTGTGGGCCTCTGGAGCCATATGTTCAGCATTTCTGTGATGTGGCATTTCCCTTTTTACCCAGATGTATTGCAGCTCTGTCCGTGGGCGACGGGATGATTCTCAGAACAACGACAAGACCAGCCATGGATGGAGCCAAGCAGCAGACTGTCAGCTCCAAGGAAGCCTGGCATGGGTAAAACATGACACATCGAATGGTTACAGGATGCTTTCAGTGCCAGTTGTTAATTGGTTGTTTCAAGATATCTTTCCTTTCTATCACAAAATGTTTCCATAACTGATATGTTGTTCTTAAGGAAATTTCATCAAAgtctttaaaaacaatattGCATCTTCTCTTAGAGAAGGTTCCCaaagctttcttttctgttgaTTTCATCAGTAGTACTTTTCTGCAAGTTTTAAACCTTTGCAACCCCCTCTCACCTCACTCTTGGGTTCTCTTATTGCTTTTGAAGTACCTAGATATTCAGTGTGACTCTGCAAGCAGCTCCAGGTTCTTCACTACAATTCAGTTTGACATGACAGAGTATCATTTGCTTAAGGCAGAAGATTTGGGGGGAAGCACCTTGAATAAGAAGACTTGAGGGGAAGCACCTTGGATAAGGGTTCCTTGTATGTATCTTTCCTTTGGGGGAACCCAAATTTCTCCAGAGTCCTCCACGGATTGACACTCTTGTGTCAGAGATTGTAAGTGACCAGTCATCTGGTATttccaagcagaaaaataatcttgtaaaatgtttttaatcacattttagAGCTTACTGAGCTGTAGTGTAGATTCTGGAGTTACCCTCTTGCTCACCTGTTGAACCCTGCAGGTGTGTGAGAAAGCCTTCCCGAGGATCAGCAAGGGTCCCACGGCGCCGGCGCTCAAAGTCTCCGGTCCTGCACCCTCCCAAGTTCACCTATTGCAACATGAAAGCCAACAACCAGCTGAAACACAAACCCCAGGCAGAATCCTCGAAGGGTGTCATCAGCTCAGATGTTTTTGTCCCAGCAGAACATGGTACGAAGGACGGGCAGAATTCTCACCATGAAGCCGGTAACAACAGAACTGAACTGTTGGAAGCTCTCGCCACCAAAGAGCCTTTGCAGAAGCAAGGGGAGAActgccctgctctctcctcATCCTTTGAGAACAGCCTGTGTTCTAAGCAAACCTCAGATTTCCAGTCCTTATCCATGCTTAGCaggggcaggcagtgccctTGTACGGACAAGAAGTGCCAGTGCAAGCAGTGGTGCAGCATGGAGGTGTACTCTTTCTCCGGCCTGCGGAGCGTCCTGTCCGAGTGCGAGAAGGCAGTACTGGGGGTCCGTGCCcactccctgcagagcagatcTCCCTCTGGGACAGCCTCAGCCAGCTCTCCCAGGTCTTGTTCTGAGCAAGCTCGAGCCTTTGTGGATGACGTGACTATTGAAGATCTTTCGGGATACATGGAGTACTACTTGTATATTCCCAAGAAAATGTCTCACATGGCGGAGATGATGTATACTTGACTGTAAGCAATACAGAATCCTGAAACAGAGTTTGTTACAATGGTTGGGCTAATTGCCTTGTCAGTGCCATGTTTTCACTGTTGTGTGtttgataaaatatttctttgcctCATACAGTTTAGTTTtctaataaaatgaaaaattaaatatagttTCTGAGCTTAGTTCTAAAAAGAATGCACTAAAGTCTCTGAACACCTTAACAAAAGCACTCTAGATCAAATGAgctctgtttggtttttggtttgtgcTGTGGATATTGAAGCTCTGTATGTTTTTACtatgttttggaaaaaaaacaaacaacaccaaaaaacttaggttttttttctgatacttTGAAGTGTTTGGAATGTTCATTCTTAATGTATCTCAGTACTTAGAGAAAAGTTTCAGAGCTACAGCTCCGTCCTCATTGTCCTGCTCTAGAGAGAAGGATGAGAAGGCATTCAGCATTTTGGATAGGATGAATCTCCTTTCCTTGAACACTAGCTGGCTCCTTTTTTAGTTGGATCAAGTTGTGAATGCTTATTCCTTACAAATTTTTTGGGAAGTCCAGAACATGCGGGCGGGTGTGTACTTGGACCCTTCCTTAATTTAACTCTCTCACTTTTAAGCAGTTCTATTTTTCTGCAGATAAGTGAAGCTCTtagaagtaaaaatatattttgttatttgtgCTTTATAGATGGAATAATTTAGGGGGGAGTGAAGCAGGCTACCAGATTTTTTGGATGGTGCAGTCTCAGAAGTGGAGAAGGTGGAAACATTTATACAGGATGTTTCTGAGCACATCTGATACACAGAGTGATGTGGAAAGGGGGTGAACAAGATGTGTCCTGGCTTTGTGCTGTAGAGCTATGACATTCCTGCTGGTTGAAAAtactgcaataaaaaaattctgttgcCGAGACTTGCATTAATAAATGTCTGTCAAAACCCAGCAACTTAAAGTCTGAATAATTTGACTTGCATTCATCTTCCCTCAAGAccttttgatttaaaaaaaaaacctaacaaaactCTGGTTTCAGTGTCAGCTGTACATGCTCAACAAGCATGTCTGAGTAAAGTACTGTAAGTTTTACTTACATGCTGAAAAATGAGTGGTCAGCAAGCCAAGGAGTCGCAAGCAGTTGTGTAAAAATAGATGAAAAGCAGATGTGAACAGTTTGCCTTGTATTCTGTGCTGGAGAAGGCTTAGACATTCTAGATGATAATCactgtagatttttttctcaccaTCCCTAAAATTTACAAGTTCAGGAAGCTGAGATCtaaaatccaaataaataaaaaaaacaagaataCAACTAAAACTAATTTTGCTCTTAAGTTTCATGCATATATTTAGCATGCAGTATTTGCTCTTACTCAAATTAAATGTAactgatttctgcattttctcatGTCACCTCCCTCTTCCAGCACTATCCTGCAATATCCACACACACTTTGGATTTTCTCcactttcccttctttccccctATAGAAAATCTGGTATCATGTGCACTTTACttttaaacataaatatttagTACCAGTTATCTttgctgctgctattttttGGAGGATGTTTCTGCTTCAGCAGAGGGTATCTGCTCctatttttattcatgttttGGTTCTGTGCCCTTTTTACAATTGTTGCTAGACAGAGGGTTTTCCCCTTTTAACAGTTTCCCTGCCTCTTGGCAAGAACTGATCCAGAGTCCATGTGTGTGAAGCTGAGGCATGGCTCTTCCACGTGCACAAAAAGGATTATTTAAGCCTGGTATTGGTTGTCCCCACTCCTCTCTGCACCTGGAGCCTTATGAAGGGGCACAGCAAGGCCCCTCTAGAAATGTGGAGTAGCAGCCTGGTCAAGGTCACCTTAGGGCAGTTTCTGCTATGCTGCTCTTTAACAAAACGTGCAGAACCCCAGGAAGTGTCTGGGCTGGTGTTACATAAACCCGGTATGGATGGACAGTGTTGGAAGGGCACGTTTTCAGTTATGGAGCAGGGCAATGTGCCACAGACCTGCAGTGgccagggagagaggaggaacTGGGGAAATTGTGGAGGTTAAACTAGTCCAAGATCTACCCTGAAGCTGAGGGCTGAAAAGTGAATTCAGATTGCcagaagggagggaaaagccTGAGAGCAGGTTCTGAGGGCACACTTTCATGGTGTCCTGAGGAGGACTGGATAACTGCtagcagaggaggaaggaaaagggggaaaaaagacaataacccagtaattttgttttctgcctgaGCCCCTGTTTTTGCTAGTGTTTAAGCATGGTGagtgctgcctgtggcagaACAAGGGCAGATATTTTGGTTCTTGACTGCAATTGTGAGGTTTGCAGCAAATGTACTGGAACATTGCTGCTGACATTGCACAGCACAGACCAACCCCTGGGGGTGAATGATGGGCCCTAAGAGAGGCCCAAACTTACTGTTTCCATCAAAACCTTCTCAGTTCAGCTCATCCATATCACTGATAACATAGTGGCTTGTTTTTGCTGCCTGCCTGAAACCTCAGGATTTATTGGAAAACTGCATCTTTGGGAATGCCTGTACAGCACCTTTAGCTTGATTGATGAGTAGAGATGCCCTGGTACAAACAGTGCTGAATTCAGCAGCcctatttctttccttacagAAACCGAGTCTAATCCAAGCTGAGCTTTACAATGGCAGATACTGAATTAGgccactgggaaaaaaaaaaaaaatcaatggagCCATTTCTAGAGCCTGTTTTCCACCCTCTCCTTCTAAAACAGAGAAGGTTCTTCTGTGCCTGCAAAGTCCTATGACTGACTCCATCCTCCTGTTCTCTCATCTCTGTAATGCTTTGCATCAGCTCTGAGATGAGACCCTCCCCTGGATTCAGTATTTCCAAACTGCCAGCAGCCAC
Above is a genomic segment from Oenanthe melanoleuca isolate GR-GAL-2019-014 chromosome 20, OMel1.0, whole genome shotgun sequence containing:
- the LOC130261491 gene encoding oxidative stress-responsive serine-rich protein 1-like gives rise to the protein MDLEAKDEEEESLQTAFKKLRVDAAGCIAALSVGDGMILRTTTRPAMDGAKQQTVSSKEAWHGCVRKPSRGSARVPRRRRSKSPVLHPPKFTYCNMKANNQLKHKPQAESSKGVISSDVFVPAEHGTKDGQNSHHEAGNNRTELLEALATKEPLQKQGENCPALSSSFENSLCSKQTSDFQSLSMLSRGRQCPCTDKKCQCKQWCSMEVYSFSGLRSVLSECEKAVLGVRAHSLQSRSPSGTASASSPRSCSEQARAFVDDVTIEDLSGYMEYYLYIPKKMSHMAEMMYT